ATTGTCACAGGCTAATAATCTTTCTTTTTGAGCGCACTGATGCATGACCTCTCACTCCACATAGCAGCTTTCTTTTTGGTGCATGGGGGGTAACCTGATTCCCAAGGCAACTGTTGCCAACGCAAAACTCTCAGTGAACGCACAGGCATGTCACAGTTTAATCTCTAACTAGTGCCAGTACAGTAATTTgctatatttactgtacatttggagttgtgttatGATTTACTAGAAATCAGAAATGCTACTTTAAAGAGAGAATTCATTTGTGCAGGCATCGACACTTAAGCTTCATTCCAAAAAGACTACTCTGGTGGGCGAACAGAAGAAACAGCCTGAACTACAAAATGAGACTACGTAAGAAAatggtgtttttccatttgTTGTCTATTTTAGTGTTTCTAGTAGACATGTTAAACATGTGCTGTGATTTTGTTAATCTCAATCTTCATTACCACAGCAGCCATCTCTATAGCTTCCACACCAGTGTGTATTCCTCACGACACACTTCCTGTCCGACAGAGTCGCTGCCTGGTGGTCACTCCCATGATGTTTCCCAGCATCTCAGACTCTGCCCGGCTGTGGACAAGCAGTCAGGTGAGCATAGATTCATTGACTCTTCATCCACTGTCTGGCTGTCTCATAGGAAGATGGTGTTTGCTTTGAGgtaaacaaaaaatgaatgattcTATAAATGTAAATCTGCTCTCTAGAGTATTCCAAGACTGAACCCTTTACATCCACCTTTGGTCTATAAACGCACTGTCAGTCTGGAGACACCAGCTGTTCACCACCACAACCACCAGAGGACACTGATTATGCAGAGGAGAGAGCACCACAGGTAGGAGCATCCGACCAATACTtaattgaaacgttttttaatGACAATTACTATCTGATGCCATTGCCATATTTGCTTTGTAGAGCTGAGTTCAAAGTCACTGACTTGTAGTTGGTTGATGTGTCAGGTATCATCAAGTGTGGCGAAAACCTTTTTATGGTaccagcagtgagagagaagaGTACAggtaaaataataaacactTTCACTTCCAATACTAatgagtctttttcttttatccTCTAAATCTCTCCAAAATGGGGATTGCATTACAACACATACTGCATATATACTTAAAGTTCATTGGTGACAAAGAAAAGTCGTTCTCTTTCCTGTAGGAAGGAGTTGCGAGAGCAGTTAAAGAAGCAGATGGAGGAGAAATGTACAGCTCTGAAGCTGCAGCTGGCCAGTAAAGTGAAGGAAGCAGAGTATCTAAGAGAAGTGGACCACCTCGCCCTGTCCAGTGAAAGAGACTTAAGGATCCAGCACAGCAAAGCAATGACAGCGTACAGAGATGAGAACAAGAGGGTAAGtcatacacatacattatgTATCCACTGCTAATGTGTTTGTCCCTCACAAGTGTCCTGATAATGCCTCGACATGCCTGATGCTCTCATGTTACAACAATATACTATAGGGAGTGTTTGAGATttttctcgtgtgtgtgtgtgtgtagctaatGGAGCAGAGCTGGAGGGACAGAGCACTAACACGTTCCCAGGAGACCCTAAAGGAGAGAGAGCTGCTGTGTCTCAACCCCATTAACTGGAGTGGAACACTGAAATAGATGTAACATCAACATCCAGAATCAAAACTTCAGACTCAGGCCTCACTGTAGCACTTGGGCATGCATAAGTGTCCGATGAAAATGGGATGCAacatatataatgtaatgtaaagagcAGAGGAAGCTTgacaaaatgaaattaaaaagtaaaatacaaaacatgagGAGTGACAGACTTTTTATTGTAAAGCAAACATCTATATAACGAATAATGCCTTGAAAACTTTCCACACTAAGAAAATCAAAGACAGTAGATGGTCAGGTAAGAAGTGATGCTTCAGTGGCTTAAACATGATGCTACTATATCTGCTAGAATTACAATTGAACAGAATAAAAACTGCATGGAAAATGCACATAAAAATCCACAGAGGAAATGTCAAGAGCAAAATATGACAAACATCTTCCCAATAAATAttgctttcaaaataaataaaaaggcaacaaaaatggCTTAATCATCCAGATCAGAGCTGGTATTTACCAAAGCACATTCCCTCACACACATTAAGTGGTCAATAGCAGTTGTGCTGGTGATCCAGCAGCTGTTAAAGTCAGTCTTCCATGCCAAAGTTCAATAAATTAATACATACAGTGTAGTACCTGTCATTTCAAATCCTATTTTCATGCATTATTACTAAAAAGAATCTTTCAGTAAGTAAGGAGGTAAAAGTAATTCTGTGAACACAAATAACCAGTGGCTCATAATGGAAATATCCCAGAGTTTCGATGAGCTTTCTCTTTGGGGTGATCCTAAACATTCCATATTTTACCACATGCCCATTGCAAGAAGCGGTGTTGCAGTAACCTGACACAGACAAAATCCACGTACCATTCACTCTACGGGAAACCCTCAGCATtgagataataaaaaaacaggatgGACATGATGACTGGAGGTTTTGATTGTGTGGAAGAAAACGACATAATTTCAACACCGAGGCCAGATGAGACATCCAAATGCATAATAGATTTTAACAATCAGTAGTGGTTTTCATGTCACCCTTGTTCCCAACAAATCTGAGGTAGGGGATTCAGTTCAGTTCCCTTTATATCAGTGCAGTGTTGCTTTGATATTCCTCTTCAAGATTCATGGCTTCATAGCCTTCAAGTTCTCACCTTTTCCTGTATTATGCTATTCATAAACGTAAATGAACCAAAGCCCTTTCAAGTAACTCCCCAAGTAAATCCCTGAATGGCAAGCATTACAGGGATAGTCTCCTGCCCCCAGTTGAGTCTTATTCACTTTTACTGGCTGGTATTCCAGTGTCCTTTCTCAAATCAAGGCTCCAGACAGTCTAGCGTCCCTTCAGAAATCCATCCAGCATTAAGTCTCCCTTTTCTGTCAGCCAGTATCCGGCCATAGCAGCTACACCTCCAATGAAAATGGCCGTGAAAACCATGTCACCCTTTGCGGCGAGCGTTGCTATGGCACAGATTACAACGCCAAAGAACATCTGCTGCAGCACAAGGACCTCATCATCTGTCATATCGTCAAATAGCCCCTTCTCTGGGCCAGCTGAGGAGGTAGAGGAAAAGAAACTTAGTCAACAGATCTGAGAAGCTGTCAACAATATATGTCTGTATATTTACTGCCACTTACCAGGGGGCTTATTCTCAACACATATGCTATCTCTTCTAATGAATCCATCAGCACAGTCACAGTGGAAGGAGCCCTCCTCATTGGTACAGGCCTCATTGAGTCCTGGGCATGCTATTGCACGATCACTACATTCATCGATATCTGTGCGAggaagcaaaaagaaaaacagttaaAGGTAATCAGGAAAAAAGGTGTGgcacagaaatacaaaaaattaaGCGGTATATCCTTACCAAGACACTTCGCTCCACTCAATTTGTAGCCACGTGCACACTTCTTACAGCGGGCAGGACCACTACCCATGCAGCCCACACATGCCTGGTCACAGCCTGGATACAACAAGTGGTCAAAATTACGTACTAAACTGGGCATTATGCGCTATACTGTATGAATAACTGAATTAGTCACACAGTGGAAAATGTTTCCATTACCACAAAAAACTGCAACAAATTAAGTTAACAATACCTGCccaactagagctgcaacgattagtcaACAAAAAGGAAGTTGCAACTactttgataatcaattaatcgttttagtcatttttcaagcaaaaatgccaaacgttCACTGGTTCTACCTTCTCGAATGTGAAGATTTGAATATATGATGGTAAGATTAATGTCTGAGGTTAGAATGTTGATcggatttaaaaaacaaaagaaaaaaaagcaacttgTATGCAATACCTGAGCTGTGGGGACAACactcatttttcaccattttctgacattagaAAATATACAGAAGATTAATcgatgatgaaaataatcatttgtaGCAGCCCTACACCAAACAACCACACAGACAACCACTCATATTTTGTGATAAGATACAGTAGATTGTTTGATTACAACTTCTACAATTTTGCAAATGTAACTAAAAACCTGCATCTTATCACAAATacataacaaaaaagaaaaatcacaccAGAAATAATCTAAAAATCCTTGAGGGGAGCGTACTTGCATGATTTCCTTAGGTTCAATGCAGTAATacaaaatactatactaataCTAAGCAGCTTAGACAGCAACTACAAATGTGAGAACATACCTCTGCATTCATATGATCCTTCTGTGTTGTGACAGTAGGTGTTAGAAGGACAACGAGCCAGTTCTGTACCACACTCGTCAATGTCTAAGAGACATACCGGGGCAGTCAAACAACACACATCCAAAAAACTGGCACAGAGTCAATGAAATGTAACCAAATGACCGCTAAAGCCAAACTCACCCACGCACTTGTTGTCATGAAGGATCCAGCCGGGTTTGCACTCGAGGCATTTGTAGTCCTGTGGCCCCGCGCATTTCTTACATGAGTGGTAACAAGCTACAAAGAGTGAAAGATGAGTAGACAGCAGGAAGGTCAATTTTGGATCACCTCAAACAAAATGACATACATGTAGAGAGTTGAAACCCGTCATCTGAATCTC
This genomic interval from Sander vitreus isolate 19-12246 chromosome 7, sanVit1, whole genome shotgun sequence contains the following:
- the LOC144521067 gene encoding uncharacterized protein LOC144521067; the protein is MQRREHHRYHQVWRKPFYGTSSEREEYRKELREQLKKQMEEKCTALKLQLASKVKEAEYLREVDHLALSSERDLRIQHSKAMTAYRDENKRLMEQSWRDRALTRSQETLKERELLCLNPINWSGTLK
- the creld1b gene encoding protein disulfide isomerase CRELD1, with the translated sequence MWWAWPFLPALVLLSELSVVRVQTAPCQTCRKLTESFIKGLERTANKNFGGGNTAWEEEKLAKYARSETRLLEIVEAACEKADFECNRLLEQIEDQVETWWFHRQQEAPDLFEWLCIEELRLCCPPGRFGPDCKECPSDPGGVCGGLGRCEGEGTRLGDGECVCDPGYLGRLCQSCADGYYREKSSNSSIGACAACYHSCKKCAGPQDYKCLECKPGWILHDNKCVDIDECGTELARCPSNTYCHNTEGSYECRGCDQACVGCMGSGPARCKKCARGYKLSGAKCLDIDECSDRAIACPGLNEACTNEEGSFHCDCADGFIRRDSICVENKPPAGPEKGLFDDMTDDEVLVLQQMFFGVVICAIATLAAKGDMVFTAIFIGGVAAMAGYWLTEKGDLMLDGFLKGR